A genome region from Maridesulfovibrio salexigens DSM 2638 includes the following:
- a CDS encoding acyl carrier protein, protein MTDEELIKRINSALAEEFELELDEMVPEAVFKDDLDLDSLDAVDMVIVLEQEFGIKIKKDEAFKAIRTLGDLHKFILSKKDEAA, encoded by the coding sequence ATGACAGATGAAGAACTCATAAAAAGAATCAACTCTGCGCTTGCCGAAGAATTCGAGCTGGAGCTTGATGAAATGGTCCCCGAAGCAGTCTTCAAGGATGACCTTGATCTCGACAGCCTTGATGCTGTGGATATGGTCATCGTTCTGGAGCAGGAATTCGGGATCAAAATCAAGAAAGACGAAGCCTTCAAGGCTATCCGTACTCTCGGTGACCTGCATAAGTTCATCCTGAGCAAAAAAGACGAAGCCGCTTAA
- a CDS encoding lysophospholipid acyltransferase family protein gives MPRLLKLIWINTGIYLSIILWTLTGVILSPLCYLFFTRILKWEKPETLRKMIWYYGWTSSKLISLFIDIKWPEQRKLPEPCIIIANHESFFDPYLVSLQPQRNICMAVRNWPFKIPFYGFYMKLAGYINVEKDDLDTIIEQAEKAVEQKSSLMFFPEGTRSKDGNLNRFHSGPFHIAMQTGLPIVPLCITGTYNMLPRGHMLICPAKVRTRILPPIYPEQFKNMQNPHIELRRVVKTTMVDYIKGMNQEA, from the coding sequence ATGCCCAGACTTCTTAAACTCATCTGGATTAACACCGGTATATACCTTAGCATCATCCTCTGGACCCTGACCGGGGTCATTCTCTCGCCGCTCTGCTACCTGTTCTTTACCCGCATCCTGAAATGGGAAAAACCGGAAACCCTGCGCAAAATGATCTGGTACTACGGCTGGACCAGTTCAAAACTGATATCCTTGTTCATTGATATCAAGTGGCCGGAACAACGAAAACTCCCCGAGCCATGCATCATCATTGCCAACCACGAATCTTTCTTTGACCCCTATCTGGTCTCCTTGCAGCCACAACGCAACATTTGCATGGCAGTGCGCAACTGGCCCTTTAAAATACCATTTTACGGATTTTATATGAAACTTGCGGGCTACATTAATGTGGAAAAAGATGATCTGGATACAATCATTGAACAGGCGGAAAAAGCAGTGGAGCAAAAAAGTTCTCTCATGTTTTTCCCTGAAGGAACCCGCAGCAAAGACGGCAACCTGAACCGCTTCCATTCCGGTCCTTTTCATATTGCAATGCAGACAGGGCTGCCCATTGTACCTCTGTGCATTACCGGGACTTATAATATGCTCCCCCGTGGACACATGTTAATATGTCCTGCAAAAGTTCGTACTAGAATACTTCCCCCCATCTACCCGGAACAATTCAAGAACATGCAGAATCCGCATATTGAATTGCGCCGAGTGGTTAAAACAACTATGGTTGATTACATTAAGGGAATGAATCAGGAAGCGTAA